In the genome of Salinispirillum sp. LH 10-3-1, one region contains:
- a CDS encoding bifunctional diguanylate cyclase/phosphodiesterase has protein sequence MTEARQTHTAFFELVSALSTAFVTARHEELSAVNQRALAVIGHYFNADRTYIFEFSPDRSHADNTYEWCAPGVSSQLEHLQNIATADFYVWFQPWHRGEVVQISDVTALPENSPERALLAPQGIRSVIMLPLHSSDGLLGMFGIDLVRAQHVWTEEETAALKLVAGNLCGSLLRGRAVQQLRTLALYDPVTELPNRHHLGTLLTSCAIEARSADGLSGLLLLDLDHFKTLNDSHGHQYGDLLLVELAARLSALLQPADILARVGGDEFALVMRDLAPSKNLAEAQLKALAERAMQVCGQVFHLGDIEHRISLSVGACVFQSLEESVDVLLKHAELAMYQAKAAGRDTLRFYDSAMQAQANARAALGRELRTAIEDQQWVLHYQPQFDLDSRVVGAEALIRWEHPTRGIVAPPEFIPFAEESGLIIPIGQWVLRQACRQLALWSELPPFKHVCISVNISLLQFQQPDFVDQVRSALAATGADATRLKLEITESLLAVDITDVIEKMTQLQAEGVGFSLDDFGTGYSSLSYLKRLPLTEVKIDKSFVRDILADSSDVAIAKMVVALADCMDLGVVAEGVENAAQRDLLAQLGCQCFQGFWFSKPLDIIPFEQRFGG, from the coding sequence ATGACTGAGGCTCGCCAAACACACACTGCCTTTTTCGAGCTTGTTTCGGCGTTGTCGACAGCCTTTGTCACGGCGCGTCACGAAGAGCTCAGTGCCGTGAATCAGCGTGCATTGGCGGTCATTGGGCACTATTTCAATGCGGATCGTACTTACATCTTTGAGTTTTCTCCTGACCGTTCACATGCTGATAATACCTATGAATGGTGTGCGCCGGGCGTTTCCTCTCAATTGGAGCATTTGCAGAACATCGCCACTGCAGATTTTTATGTGTGGTTTCAGCCTTGGCATCGTGGCGAGGTGGTGCAGATTTCCGATGTGACAGCGTTGCCGGAAAACAGTCCGGAGCGCGCGCTGTTGGCCCCGCAGGGTATTCGCTCGGTCATTATGTTGCCTTTGCACAGCAGCGATGGGCTATTGGGCATGTTTGGTATTGATCTCGTGCGTGCTCAACACGTATGGACGGAAGAAGAAACAGCTGCTCTTAAGTTGGTTGCTGGTAATCTTTGCGGCAGCTTGCTGCGCGGGCGAGCAGTACAGCAACTGCGTACACTTGCTTTGTATGACCCGGTGACGGAACTGCCCAACCGTCACCATCTTGGTACCTTGCTGACCTCATGCGCCATCGAGGCGAGGTCGGCAGATGGTCTGAGCGGATTGTTGTTGCTGGACTTAGACCATTTCAAAACCTTGAATGACAGCCATGGGCATCAATACGGTGACCTGTTGTTGGTTGAACTGGCGGCGCGTTTGAGCGCCCTATTGCAGCCCGCAGATATACTGGCCCGGGTTGGCGGTGATGAGTTTGCTTTGGTGATGCGCGATTTGGCTCCCAGCAAAAACCTGGCCGAGGCGCAGTTAAAGGCCTTAGCTGAACGCGCGATGCAGGTGTGTGGTCAGGTGTTTCATTTAGGTGACATTGAGCATCGTATATCTTTGAGCGTAGGGGCCTGTGTATTTCAGTCGCTGGAGGAGTCGGTCGACGTGTTGCTGAAGCATGCTGAGCTTGCCATGTATCAGGCCAAGGCGGCGGGACGAGATACCCTGCGCTTTTATGATTCGGCGATGCAGGCTCAGGCGAACGCTCGAGCAGCGCTAGGGCGCGAGCTGCGCACCGCCATTGAAGACCAGCAATGGGTGTTGCACTATCAGCCGCAATTTGACTTGGATTCGCGCGTAGTGGGTGCCGAAGCCTTGATCCGCTGGGAGCATCCAACGCGTGGCATTGTTGCTCCGCCAGAGTTTATTCCCTTCGCTGAAGAGAGCGGTTTGATCATTCCCATCGGGCAATGGGTCTTGCGTCAAGCTTGTCGTCAATTAGCCTTATGGTCTGAATTGCCGCCGTTCAAACACGTCTGTATTTCAGTCAATATCAGCTTGCTGCAATTCCAGCAGCCGGATTTTGTAGATCAGGTACGCTCAGCCTTAGCCGCGACAGGTGCCGATGCAACTCGTTTGAAACTGGAGATCACTGAAAGTTTATTGGCGGTAGACATCACCGATGTCATTGAGAAAATGACTCAGTTGCAGGCTGAGGGCGTAGGATTTTCGCTCGATGACTTCGGTACGGGGTACTCGTCACTCAGCTACCTTAAGCGTTTACCACTCACCGAGGTAAAAATAGACAAAAGCTTTGTTAGGGATATTTTGGCAGACAGCAGTGATGTTGCCATCGCCAAAATGGTCGTTGCTTTGGCCGATTGCATGGACTTAGGTGTGGTGGCCGAAGGTGTTGAGAACGCGGCACAGCGAGACTTGCTGGCCCAGTTGGGTTGTCAGTGTTTTCAGGGATTCTGGTTCAGCAAGCCACTGGATATCATTCCGTTCGAGCAGCGTTTTGGTGGCTGA
- a CDS encoding sugar O-acetyltransferase yields the protein MSETENMLNGAYYNPMVRELTQARHRASDLCREYNQTRSFETLERKRILKALLGAGGNSARITPPFYCDYGAQVQLGKGVFFNANCVVLDAAPVRIGAHTLIGPAVQIYTVLHPMDAETRRTHAEKALPVTIGDDVWIGGGAIICPGVTIGARTVIGAGSVVTRDLPADVFAAGNPCRVVRSLMDESPLP from the coding sequence ATGTCTGAAACTGAGAACATGCTGAACGGCGCATATTACAACCCCATGGTGCGCGAATTGACTCAGGCGCGTCATCGGGCCAGTGATCTGTGTCGGGAATACAATCAAACGCGCTCATTTGAAACCTTAGAGCGCAAGCGCATCTTGAAAGCGTTGTTAGGGGCTGGCGGCAATTCAGCGCGCATTACGCCGCCGTTTTATTGTGATTATGGCGCACAGGTTCAGTTGGGCAAGGGGGTGTTCTTTAACGCGAACTGCGTGGTGCTGGATGCGGCACCCGTGCGCATTGGCGCTCATACCCTGATCGGCCCGGCGGTGCAGATTTATACCGTCCTGCATCCCATGGACGCCGAAACACGTCGTACCCACGCTGAAAAAGCATTGCCCGTGACCATTGGCGACGATGTCTGGATCGGTGGCGGCGCCATTATTTGTCCCGGTGTCACGATCGGTGCGCGGACGGTGATCGGTGCCGGGAGCGTAGTGACGCGTGACCTGCCAGCGGATGTTTTTGCAGCGGGAAATCCATGCCGAGTCGTGCGTTCGTTGATGGATGAAAGTCCTTTACCTTAA
- a CDS encoding PA4780 family RIO1-like protein kinase: MKIPKRLQPLVDDGLVDEVLYPLMSGKEAAVFVVRCGDDIRCAKVYKDAAQRSFKKAVTYREGRKDRSSRRARAMEKGSKFGRQQQETSWQNAEVDALFKLAAAGVRVPEPYGCVDGVLLMELVTDDEGNVAPRLSEVILTEEQAREDHALMMHYVMRMLCAGLIHGDLSEFNVLVDDYGPVIIDLPQAVDAAANNHAERMLLRDVENMNAYYGQFAPELLTARYAQEMWALYEEGELHPDYPLTGEHPEDEHEADIDGVLAEIQATIEEERERQERLQEADSPEE; encoded by the coding sequence ATGAAAATCCCCAAAAGACTCCAACCTCTGGTTGACGATGGCCTCGTCGATGAGGTGCTGTATCCCTTGATGAGCGGCAAAGAAGCGGCCGTGTTCGTGGTGCGTTGTGGCGACGACATTCGCTGCGCCAAAGTCTACAAAGACGCCGCGCAACGCAGCTTCAAAAAAGCCGTCACCTACCGCGAAGGCCGTAAAGACCGCAGCAGCCGCCGTGCCCGCGCCATGGAAAAAGGCTCTAAGTTTGGCCGCCAGCAGCAGGAAACCAGTTGGCAAAATGCTGAAGTGGATGCCTTATTTAAATTGGCCGCTGCCGGTGTGCGCGTGCCCGAACCTTACGGCTGTGTCGACGGCGTGCTGTTGATGGAGCTGGTGACCGACGACGAGGGTAATGTCGCCCCGCGCCTGAGCGAAGTGATTCTGACCGAAGAACAAGCCCGGGAAGACCACGCCCTGATGATGCATTACGTCATGCGCATGCTGTGCGCGGGCCTGATTCATGGCGACTTGTCGGAATTCAATGTCTTGGTCGACGACTATGGCCCGGTCATTATCGACTTGCCGCAAGCGGTTGACGCCGCCGCCAACAACCACGCTGAACGCATGTTGTTGCGCGACGTGGAAAACATGAACGCGTATTACGGCCAGTTTGCGCCGGAACTGCTCACGGCGCGCTACGCACAAGAAATGTGGGCGCTGTATGAAGAAGGCGAACTACACCCCGACTATCCGCTCACCGGTGAACACCCGGAAGACGAACACGAAGCCGACATCGACGGCGTTTTGGCTGAGATACAAGCCACCATCGAAGAGGAGCGCGAACGGCAGGAACGCTTGCAAGAAGCCGATTCGCCGGAAGAATAA